From one Catharus ustulatus isolate bCatUst1 chromosome 1, bCatUst1.pri.v2, whole genome shotgun sequence genomic stretch:
- the FAM133B gene encoding protein FAM133B produces MGKRDNRVAYMNPIAMARARGPAPNSGPTIQDYLNRPRPTWEEVKEQLEKKKKGSRALAEFEEKMNENWRKELEKHREKLLGGNESSSKKKEKKKKEKKKSNRLSSSSSSSSSSDSSSSSSDSEDEDKKQGKKRRKKKYRSSRKSSASTTSESESDSKDSTKKKKSKEDCEKEKEGKNHHRKRKKADRGDGPLSSDSVSESDQIEEVQAKKKKSNEEKEKTDKTKKRKKHKKHGKKKKKKTAGSNSDSE; encoded by the exons ATGGGGAAGCGGGATAACCGTGTG GCTTATATGAATCCCATAGCTATGGCCAGGGCACGAGGTCCTGCCCCAAATTCAGGACCAACAATACAAGACTACTTGAACAGGCCAAGACCAACATG GGAAGAAGTAAAAGAGcaactagaaaagaaaaagaaaggatctAGGGCTTTGGCTGAGTTTGAAGAAAAGATGAATGAG aattggaggaaagaactggaaaaacacAGGGAGAAATTACTAGGTGGAAATGAGAGttcctccaaaaaaaaagag aaaaagaaaaaggaaaagaagaaatctaATAGG TtgtcttcatcttcctcttcttcatcaAGCTCTGATTCTTCCAGCAGTTCATCTGATTCAGAAGATGAG GACAAAaagcaagggaagaaaagaaggaaaaagaagtatCGCTCCTCACGGAAATCTTCAGCAAGCACAACTTCAGAATCTGAGTCAGACAGTAAG GATAGCACAAAAAAGAAGAAGTCAAAGGAAgactgtgaaaaagaaaag gaagggaaaaatcaccacaggaaaaggaagaaggcAGATCGTGGTGATGGGCCTTTATCATCAGATTCTGTATCTGAATCAGATCAGATAGAGGAG GTGCaagcaaaaaagaagaaaagcaatgaggaaaaagagaaaaca gataaaacaaaaaagagaaagaagcacAAGAAACATggtaaaaagaagaaaaagaagactgCTGGTTCAAATTCAGATtcagaataa